A genome region from Syntrophorhabdaceae bacterium includes the following:
- a CDS encoding 2-hydroxyacyl-CoA dehydratase family protein has protein sequence MNDKLTSKQLSKKITDEYMEDAFHAHDNGKLIGYTTAISPVEIFVAHDIVPIYPENHAVANLTAKKGVELCSVVEGMGYTNHLCAYARSDLGYRKTGVTVTRGIPDADLFLACNAQCFTLTKWFQVLARQGGQPVFVFDTPEHVMNKKAREEIVKYCVLQLKELISFLEEKTKKKFDYDRLKEVMKYSAASSILYKEFLDMAQYKPSPISIFDALIGMAIAVYRRGTQECVDYYQTLVNEIQAKVDQGIGVLPKDQEKYRLYWENLPVWFKFSDHAKMLGSYGGVILTSLYVHAWSFDFDLNKDPLVTLAENYVNRFSNSTIEDRADMATDLFKKYSMNGMIMFMNRSCKAVSFAVPTLKDILTKRTGIPALVFESDMGDQRFYAESQVRTRIEAYFETLDRLGLAQKTAAA, from the coding sequence ATGAACGACAAGCTTACATCGAAACAGCTATCAAAAAAGATAACCGACGAATACATGGAAGACGCTTTCCATGCTCACGATAACGGCAAGCTGATCGGCTATACAACGGCGATCTCTCCCGTGGAGATCTTCGTCGCCCACGACATCGTGCCGATCTACCCCGAGAACCACGCCGTCGCAAACCTGACGGCCAAGAAAGGGGTGGAGCTCTGCTCCGTCGTAGAGGGCATGGGTTACACGAACCACCTCTGTGCCTATGCCAGAAGTGACCTTGGCTATCGCAAGACCGGGGTGACTGTGACGAGAGGCATCCCGGACGCGGATCTCTTCCTCGCCTGCAACGCCCAGTGCTTTACCCTGACAAAATGGTTTCAGGTCCTGGCACGCCAGGGGGGTCAGCCCGTTTTTGTTTTCGACACGCCCGAGCACGTCATGAACAAGAAAGCCCGCGAGGAGATCGTCAAATACTGCGTCCTCCAACTCAAGGAACTGATCTCCTTCCTCGAAGAGAAGACGAAGAAAAAATTCGACTACGACCGGCTTAAAGAGGTCATGAAGTACTCCGCCGCATCAAGCATCCTCTACAAGGAATTCCTGGACATGGCCCAGTACAAGCCTTCCCCCATAAGCATCTTCGACGCCCTTATCGGCATGGCCATCGCCGTTTACCGCAGGGGGACACAGGAGTGCGTCGACTACTACCAGACACTCGTCAACGAGATACAGGCGAAGGTGGACCAGGGCATCGGTGTCCTGCCGAAAGATCAGGAGAAATACCGCCTCTACTGGGAAAACCTCCCCGTCTGGTTCAAGTTCAGCGACCACGCCAAGATGCTCGGCTCTTACGGCGGCGTTATCCTCACCTCCCTTTACGTTCACGCCTGGAGCTTCGACTTCGACCTTAACAAGGACCCGCTGGTCACCCTTGCCGAGAACTACGTGAACCGGTTCTCCAACTCCACCATTGAGGACAGGGCAGACATGGCAACGGACCTCTTCAAGAAATACTCCATGAACGGCATGATCATGTTCATGAACAGGAGCTGCAAGGCCGTATCCTTCGCAGTACCGACGCTGAAGGACATCCTCACGAAGAGAACCGGCATCCCCGCCCTCGTCTTCGAGAGCGACATGGGCGATCAGCGTTTCTATGCCGAGTCCCAGGTGCGCACCAGGATCGAGGCATATTTCGAAACCCTTGACCGTCTGGGCCTGGCACAGAAGACGGCTGCGGCTTAA
- a CDS encoding 2-hydroxyacyl-CoA dehydratase family protein, with protein sequence MWESLNLKDVVALARDPYPSIRQWARDTGKKVVGSTIADVPEEVIYAFDLLPVTIFGTHKPLKKAPSHLPDNACSLARSNLELALSYEGDLFSGFVLPQVCDTTQHLSDIWRINFPDKYVESYLAPRQADRPSARYWVKEEIERLIASLSAWTGKALSNDALNASIAIHNENKRLLAALYEIKKANPGTITNKQFFAMMKLSLQVDKAEFNKSLKAIKDGLKPDKGKGYTDVILVGITCDPPEIFDIFDELKLNIVGDTLVDGTRYLRGAPSVNGNPIDAMADRHFNRGFFSPIHDDVYKNFEEVRKLYKETKAQAIIYVHIEFCESQEYDLPDLKSLIKKEGIPMHVLDTEYQTTSLSHVLTRAQAFFESLKGGSL encoded by the coding sequence ATGTGGGAAAGTCTAAATCTGAAAGATGTTGTTGCACTCGCCAGGGATCCGTATCCTTCCATCCGACAATGGGCTAGAGATACAGGAAAAAAAGTTGTTGGGAGTACCATCGCTGATGTTCCTGAAGAGGTGATCTATGCATTCGATCTCCTTCCTGTGACAATTTTTGGTACTCATAAACCCTTAAAGAAAGCCCCCAGTCATCTTCCGGACAATGCCTGTTCACTGGCTCGGAGCAATCTCGAACTCGCGCTGAGTTACGAGGGCGATCTTTTCAGCGGTTTTGTTCTGCCTCAGGTCTGTGACACGACACAGCACCTTTCCGACATATGGCGGATCAATTTTCCGGATAAGTATGTGGAGAGTTACCTTGCGCCCCGTCAGGCCGACAGGCCCTCCGCCCGCTACTGGGTCAAGGAGGAGATCGAACGCCTCATTGCCTCGCTTAGCGCGTGGACGGGAAAAGCTCTGAGCAACGACGCTCTGAACGCATCCATCGCCATCCACAACGAAAACAAGAGGCTGCTCGCCGCGCTTTACGAGATCAAAAAAGCCAATCCGGGGACGATAACAAACAAACAGTTCTTCGCCATGATGAAGCTCTCCCTGCAGGTCGACAAGGCGGAATTCAACAAGAGCCTGAAAGCGATCAAGGATGGGCTGAAACCGGACAAGGGCAAAGGTTACACGGACGTGATCCTCGTGGGGATCACCTGCGATCCGCCCGAGATATTCGATATCTTCGACGAGCTTAAGCTCAACATCGTCGGTGATACCCTTGTCGATGGCACACGATACCTCCGGGGCGCCCCGTCAGTCAACGGCAACCCCATAGATGCCATGGCGGACAGGCATTTCAATCGGGGATTTTTCTCGCCCATCCACGACGACGTCTACAAGAACTTCGAAGAGGTCAGGAAGCTTTACAAAGAAACCAAGGCGCAGGCGATCATTTACGTCCATATTGAGTTCTGCGAATCCCAGGAATACGATCTGCCGGACCTGAAGAGCCTGATCAAGAAAGAGGGGATCCCGATGCACGTTCTCGATACGGAGTATCAGACCACTTCCCTGTCCCACGTCCTGACAAGAGCTCAGGCATTCTTCGAATCTCTCAAGGGGGGATCATTATGA
- a CDS encoding divalent-cation tolerance protein CutA, producing the protein MPDIIQIVTTIDNREAAERLGRHLIDERLVACCQILGPIRSIYRWKGNVEETDEWCCVMKTRPSLYRQAEEAIRNLHPYEVPEIIAMTVNNALPDYARWVEAETR; encoded by the coding sequence ATGCCCGACATTATCCAGATAGTCACGACCATCGATAACAGGGAGGCCGCCGAGCGGCTGGGCAGGCACCTTATCGACGAAAGGCTCGTTGCCTGCTGCCAGATCCTCGGACCCATCAGGAGCATCTACCGGTGGAAAGGCAACGTGGAGGAAACGGATGAATGGTGCTGTGTCATGAAAACCAGACCATCCCTCTATCGACAGGCCGAAGAGGCCATAAGAAACCTCCACCCCTACGAAGTGCCGGAGATCATAGCCATGACCGTGAACAATGCGCTGCCCGATTATGCACGGTGGGTGGAAGCCGAAACTCGGTGA
- a CDS encoding Maf family protein produces MFQINDGNAIILASESTRRVDILRMLGIPFSIIPPDVDESRKLEETPREYVLRISHEKAHKVGKHFPDKWVIGADTIVVYKTRILGKPVNEEEAFKMLQLLKGRWHKVITGFCVLNVDREITCHDAVETRVFMKDLVDEEIMKYIGTSEPLDKAGSYAVQGRGGYMVKEIKGSYSNVVGLPICEVTEVLLSLGILS; encoded by the coding sequence ATGTTTCAGATAAATGACGGAAACGCGATCATACTTGCGAGTGAATCAACGAGAAGGGTGGATATCCTCCGGATGCTCGGCATCCCCTTTTCGATAATCCCGCCCGATGTGGACGAAAGCAGAAAGCTCGAAGAGACACCTCGCGAGTACGTTCTGAGGATCTCCCATGAGAAAGCGCATAAGGTGGGAAAACATTTTCCCGACAAATGGGTAATAGGGGCCGATACGATAGTGGTCTACAAGACCAGGATCCTCGGCAAGCCCGTGAACGAGGAGGAGGCCTTCAAGATGCTTCAGCTCCTCAAGGGGAGATGGCATAAGGTCATAACGGGGTTTTGCGTGTTGAACGTTGACAGGGAGATCACCTGCCACGATGCCGTGGAGACCAGGGTTTTCATGAAGGACCTTGTCGATGAGGAAATAATGAAATATATCGGCACCTCCGAACCCCTCGACAAGGCCGGCTCCTACGCGGTCCAGGGCAGGGGCGGCTACATGGTGAAGGAGATAAAGGGTTCCTATTCGAACGTCGTCGGGCTTCCGATATGCGAGGTGACGGAGGTCCTTCTCTCGCTGGGCATCCTTTCATGA
- a CDS encoding YggS family pyridoxal phosphate-dependent enzyme: MSAIRHAVEAVRERIDGACKVAGRDPAEVTLIAVTKTVDASRVIEAIEAGVGDIGENYVQEAKGKIEMIGSARARWHMIGSIQSNKVKYIPALFDCVHTVDRDAILDGLERREKPMDVLFEVNLAGEATKSGTNVEGLRRILEKASSLRYLRPVGLMTMPPYAEDPEKVRDIFGGLRRTIEMMNAEFGLAMKELSMGMSSDFEVAVQEGATMVRIGTALFGERP, encoded by the coding sequence ATGAGCGCCATCCGGCATGCCGTAGAGGCCGTGCGTGAAAGAATAGACGGGGCGTGCAAGGTTGCGGGAAGAGACCCGGCGGAGGTGACCCTAATTGCCGTGACGAAAACCGTCGATGCCTCCCGGGTGATCGAGGCCATCGAGGCGGGCGTAGGGGACATCGGCGAGAATTACGTGCAGGAAGCGAAGGGAAAGATAGAGATGATCGGCTCCGCGCGGGCCCGCTGGCACATGATAGGAAGCATCCAGAGCAACAAGGTCAAATACATACCGGCACTCTTCGATTGTGTCCATACCGTCGATCGCGACGCCATACTGGATGGGCTCGAGAGGCGCGAAAAACCAATGGATGTCCTCTTCGAGGTGAACCTCGCGGGAGAGGCGACGAAGAGCGGGACCAATGTGGAGGGCTTGCGGCGCATCCTGGAGAAGGCCTCGTCGTTGCGCTACCTCAGGCCCGTGGGTCTCATGACAATGCCGCCCTATGCCGAAGATCCTGAAAAGGTCCGCGACATATTCGGGGGACTGAGAAGGACCATTGAAATGATGAACGCCGAGTTCGGCCTTGCCATGAAGGAGCTCTCCATGGGCATGTCTTCGGATTTCGAAGTTGCCGTGCAGGAAGGCGCCACAATGGTGAGGATCGGCACGGCGCTGTTCGGGGAGAGACCATGA
- the argH gene encoding argininosuccinate lyase: MKPWGGRFKGGTDPLLERFSASIDVDRQLYRQDIEGSKAHAGMLEKIGILTAAEKKKILQGLDEIEKEIASGSFKFTDALEDIHMHIEARLIEKTGEAGKKLHTGRSRNDQVSLDMRLFLKEELGRIDGNLVGVLTALLTKAEKEKKVIMPGYTHLQRAQVVPFSHYLLGHYYALKRDRVRLQGALTTVDVLPLGSGALAGSTIPLDREWVRKKLGFSRITENSMDTVGDRDFVVDALYAAAVIMVHLSRFSEDLILFATQEFSFISLPDELCTGSSLMPHKKNPDALELIRGKSGRVIADLFGVLTILKGLPFTYNRDLQEDKEPLFHAVRTVSDALAIMGLCVEGLKTRKENMERAAEESFMPAVEVAEYLTLKGMPFREAHGVAGAAVRRCEDEGKLLGDMPLKQLKELSPLFERDVFDYIKPRSALRMRRSIGSASFEEVMKVIDAEKKYLGL; encoded by the coding sequence ATGAAACCATGGGGTGGAAGGTTCAAGGGCGGCACGGACCCGCTTCTCGAGAGGTTCAGTGCATCAATAGACGTCGACCGTCAGCTCTATCGTCAGGATATCGAAGGCAGCAAGGCGCACGCCGGCATGCTTGAGAAGATCGGGATCCTCACCGCTGCGGAGAAGAAGAAGATACTGCAAGGTCTCGATGAGATAGAAAAGGAGATAGCTTCAGGCTCGTTCAAATTCACCGATGCGCTCGAAGACATCCACATGCACATTGAGGCGCGGCTCATCGAAAAGACCGGTGAGGCGGGCAAGAAACTCCACACGGGACGGAGCCGGAATGACCAGGTCTCCCTCGACATGCGTCTTTTCCTGAAGGAAGAACTCGGCAGGATCGACGGGAATCTCGTTGGGGTCCTCACGGCGCTCCTCACAAAGGCCGAAAAAGAAAAAAAGGTCATCATGCCCGGCTATACACACCTTCAGAGGGCCCAGGTCGTGCCTTTCTCCCATTATCTTCTCGGCCATTATTATGCCTTGAAACGGGACAGGGTGCGGCTTCAAGGGGCACTGACGACGGTCGATGTCCTGCCTCTGGGAAGCGGCGCCCTTGCCGGTTCGACGATACCCCTTGACCGGGAGTGGGTGAGAAAGAAGCTCGGTTTTTCGCGGATCACCGAGAACAGCATGGATACCGTGGGGGACAGGGACTTCGTCGTCGACGCCCTTTACGCGGCAGCCGTCATCATGGTGCACCTGAGCAGGTTCTCCGAGGACCTCATTCTTTTTGCAACGCAGGAATTCTCTTTCATATCCCTGCCCGACGAACTCTGCACCGGTTCGAGCCTGATGCCCCACAAGAAGAACCCCGATGCGCTGGAGCTCATCCGCGGCAAGTCCGGCAGGGTGATCGCGGACCTCTTTGGCGTGCTCACCATATTGAAAGGACTGCCTTTCACCTATAACCGGGATCTCCAGGAGGACAAGGAGCCCCTGTTCCATGCCGTCCGGACGGTAAGCGATGCCCTCGCGATCATGGGGTTGTGCGTAGAAGGTTTGAAGACGAGAAAAGAGAACATGGAAAGGGCGGCCGAGGAGAGCTTCATGCCCGCCGTGGAAGTGGCCGAATACCTGACTCTGAAAGGCATGCCCTTCAGGGAGGCCCACGGCGTCGCCGGGGCCGCGGTCCGCCGGTGCGAAGATGAAGGGAAGCTCCTTGGCGATATGCCGCTCAAACAATTGAAAGAGCTATCACCCTTGTTCGAAAGGGATGTTTTCGATTACATCAAGCCGCGCAGTGCCCTGCGCATGAGAAGATCGATCGGAAGCGCTTCCTTTGAAGAGGTAATGAAGGTAATCGATGCTGAAAAGAAATATCTCGGTCTGTAG
- the lysA gene encoding diaminopimelate decarboxylase, protein MDYFEYRNGELFCEDVPVKAVARRVGTPFYLYSHGTFERHFRIFDGAFGETPHMVCYSLKANPNGALLRTVAKLDGGADIVSGGELYRALEAGIPAKRIVYSGVGKSAEDLRYAIDAGIRMINIESEGELTALKKLSRKMKKRVPVSIRVNPEIDPKTHPYITTGLKKNKFGVLWGEAVRLYREIAAEEYLAPVGISSHIGSQILELGPFIEAVTSLRTMILELKGQGIAVEMLDIGGGLGITYKDEVPPDPAEYARVVRENLGDMDVTLVLEPGRVIVGNSGIFVTKMLYVKVTAGKTFYIVDGAMNDLVRPSLYNAYHKILPVEEHTGKTVVVDLVGPICESGDFFAKDRELADLKEGDLLAVRGAGAYGFAMSSNYNSRRRTAEVLVRGGEFFVVRRRESLKDLTRGESIPHFLEV, encoded by the coding sequence ATGGATTATTTTGAATACCGCAATGGAGAACTGTTTTGTGAGGACGTCCCCGTAAAGGCCGTTGCCAGGAGGGTGGGGACCCCTTTCTACCTGTACAGCCACGGAACCTTCGAAAGGCATTTTCGTATATTCGACGGGGCCTTCGGTGAAACGCCCCATATGGTCTGTTATTCTCTGAAGGCTAATCCAAACGGTGCCCTCCTGAGGACCGTCGCGAAACTTGATGGGGGCGCCGACATCGTTTCAGGCGGGGAGCTATACAGGGCGCTCGAAGCCGGAATACCGGCGAAGAGGATCGTTTACTCCGGCGTGGGAAAGAGCGCTGAAGACCTTCGCTATGCCATCGACGCCGGGATCCGGATGATAAACATTGAATCGGAAGGAGAGCTGACGGCCCTGAAAAAGCTCTCACGAAAAATGAAGAAACGGGTCCCCGTTTCCATCCGCGTCAATCCCGAGATCGACCCGAAGACCCATCCCTACATCACGACGGGACTCAAGAAGAACAAATTCGGCGTGCTCTGGGGCGAAGCGGTGCGGCTCTACCGCGAGATAGCCGCCGAAGAATACCTCGCGCCTGTCGGCATCTCGTCACACATAGGTTCCCAGATCCTTGAACTAGGCCCCTTCATCGAGGCCGTGACGTCCTTGAGAACGATGATCCTTGAGCTTAAAGGACAGGGCATAGCCGTCGAGATGCTTGATATCGGAGGCGGCCTGGGCATCACGTACAAGGATGAGGTCCCGCCGGATCCCGCAGAATACGCCAGGGTGGTCAGGGAGAACCTGGGGGACATGGATGTAACGCTGGTCCTTGAGCCCGGCAGGGTCATCGTCGGCAACAGCGGAATCTTCGTCACGAAGATGCTCTATGTCAAAGTGACCGCCGGGAAGACCTTCTATATCGTCGACGGCGCCATGAACGATCTCGTGCGGCCTTCGCTGTACAATGCGTACCACAAGATCCTGCCTGTTGAGGAGCACACGGGAAAGACGGTGGTCGTCGATCTCGTGGGGCCCATTTGCGAATCCGGTGATTTCTTTGCGAAAGACCGGGAGCTTGCCGACCTGAAGGAAGGCGATCTCCTTGCCGTCAGGGGCGCCGGCGCGTATGGTTTTGCCATGTCATCGAACTATAATTCCCGTCGCCGGACCGCGGAGGTCCTTGTAAGGGGCGGCGAGTTTTTCGTGGTCAGGAGACGGGAGAGCCTCAAAGACCTGACCCGCGGGGAGTCTATCCCGCATTTCCTGGAGGTATAG
- the dapF gene encoding diaminopimelate epimerase, whose translation MGFSKMSASGNDFVIIDNRDGKVYERFPDIFDFVAKICRFHHSVGADGVILIENSRGHDFCWRFFNADGSEAEMCGNGGRCAARFAFMNGIAGKKMSFETVAGIIKAEVHGQKVKLQLTRPVDTKLDYAVALEDKELFVSSVNTGVPHAVLLVSDIDHVPVDELGRMIRYHKVFGTKGTNVDFVEVIDKDNARVRTYERGVEGETLACGTGAVASGVILREKSLARSPVNIHTRGGEILKIYINDEVYLEGDARFIYKGELHEEALL comes from the coding sequence ATGGGCTTTTCAAAGATGAGCGCCAGCGGAAACGACTTCGTGATAATAGACAACCGTGACGGGAAGGTCTACGAAAGGTTTCCCGATATTTTCGACTTTGTTGCAAAGATATGCAGGTTCCACCATTCCGTCGGCGCCGACGGCGTAATACTTATCGAGAATTCCAGGGGCCACGATTTTTGCTGGCGGTTCTTCAACGCCGACGGCTCCGAGGCGGAGATGTGCGGCAACGGCGGCCGCTGTGCAGCTCGATTCGCCTTCATGAACGGCATAGCGGGAAAAAAAATGTCTTTTGAGACTGTCGCAGGCATCATCAAGGCCGAGGTTCACGGGCAGAAGGTGAAGCTGCAGCTCACGCGCCCGGTGGATACGAAGCTCGACTATGCGGTCGCTCTTGAAGACAAAGAGCTTTTCGTCAGCAGCGTCAACACGGGGGTTCCCCACGCGGTCCTTCTGGTCAGCGACATCGATCATGTGCCCGTCGACGAGCTCGGTAGAATGATACGGTACCACAAGGTGTTCGGCACAAAAGGCACGAACGTGGATTTCGTGGAGGTCATCGATAAGGACAACGCCAGGGTGCGGACCTACGAGCGGGGCGTGGAAGGGGAGACCTTGGCCTGCGGGACGGGAGCAGTGGCGTCGGGGGTCATTCTCAGGGAGAAATCCCTTGCCAGGAGTCCCGTCAATATCCATACCAGGGGCGGCGAGATACTGAAGATATACATCAATGATGAGGTTTATCTCGAGGGCGACGCCAGGTTCATCTACAAGGGCGAGCTGCATGAGGAAGCACTTTTGTGA
- the dapA gene encoding 4-hydroxy-tetrahydrodipicolinate synthase, producing MELKGIYTALVTPFRGGSLDEKALKKLIQFQLAGGVDGIVPCGTTGEAPTLSYEEHEKVIELTVKHVGGKVPVIAGTGSNSTAEAIELTASAKKLGADACLLTTPYYNKPTQEGLLSHFKAIAEETRMPIILYNIPGRTGINMVPETIAELAKVRNIIGIKEAAGSLTQVSEIYRLTKGRFTILSGDDNLFLPMMSVGAVGVISVISNILPKELKSLYRAFMIEKNIAKSIKIHTKLMPLFQAMFIETNPIPVKEAAYRMGMVAREYRLPLCAMSDKNAAFIGGLLGEYGLVGKGRRKG from the coding sequence ATGGAATTGAAAGGTATTTATACGGCGCTTGTCACGCCTTTTCGCGGGGGTTCCCTCGATGAGAAGGCACTGAAAAAGCTCATCCAGTTCCAGCTGGCAGGCGGTGTCGATGGCATCGTGCCCTGCGGAACGACGGGTGAAGCCCCCACGCTCTCCTACGAGGAGCATGAGAAGGTCATAGAGCTTACCGTTAAGCACGTCGGGGGAAAGGTGCCTGTCATCGCGGGTACCGGCTCCAACAGCACCGCGGAAGCAATCGAGCTGACCGCATCGGCAAAGAAACTCGGTGCGGACGCCTGTCTTCTCACCACCCCCTATTATAACAAGCCGACGCAGGAAGGGCTCCTGTCGCACTTCAAGGCGATCGCCGAAGAGACCCGGATGCCCATCATTCTTTACAACATACCGGGGCGCACGGGTATCAACATGGTGCCGGAAACGATAGCGGAACTGGCAAAGGTGCGCAATATCATAGGGATCAAGGAGGCCGCCGGTTCACTGACGCAGGTGTCGGAGATCTATCGCCTTACGAAGGGCAGGTTCACCATTCTCTCGGGGGATGACAATCTCTTTCTCCCGATGATGAGCGTCGGAGCAGTCGGTGTCATATCCGTCATTTCGAATATCCTGCCGAAAGAGCTTAAATCCCTTTACAGGGCCTTCATGATCGAAAAGAACATAGCGAAATCCATCAAGATCCACACGAAATTGATGCCCCTTTTCCAGGCGATGTTCATTGAAACAAACCCTATACCCGTCAAAGAGGCGGCTTACAGGATGGGAATGGTCGCGCGCGAGTATCGTCTGCCCCTTTGCGCCATGAGCGACAAGAATGCCGCTTTCATTGGCGGCCTTCTCGGTGAATACGGACTCGTGGGAAAAGGCAGGCGAAAGGGCTAG
- the dapB gene encoding 4-hydroxy-tetrahydrodipicolinate reductase, with amino-acid sequence MVKVVITGACGKMGRAITRLALEDADIEIAGFVELEGHPMIGQAHDLMAGKPPLVTDEPSQAMTGADVVVDFTEAGASMNHFRTAAEKGVAHVIGTTGLKDDTLRLIRETKGARAVISPNMSIGMNVLFDLAQRVSSILGDAYDAEIVELHHRWKKDAPSGSALRIKDAVETGQKARSWIEVFGREGMTGERKKNEIGVMSIRGGDIVGEHTLYFAGIGERLELTHKAWSRDNFARGALMAAKWLVEQPPGIYSMKDVLGL; translated from the coding sequence ATGGTAAAAGTGGTCATAACGGGTGCATGCGGAAAGATGGGCCGTGCCATAACAAGGCTCGCCCTCGAGGATGCAGATATCGAGATAGCCGGGTTCGTCGAGTTGGAAGGCCATCCCATGATAGGACAGGCACACGACCTCATGGCCGGGAAACCCCCTCTTGTCACGGACGAGCCGTCACAGGCAATGACTGGAGCGGACGTGGTCGTCGATTTCACCGAGGCGGGGGCCTCAATGAATCATTTCAGAACGGCCGCCGAAAAAGGCGTGGCCCATGTCATCGGCACGACCGGCCTTAAGGACGACACCCTGCGGCTTATCAGGGAAACGAAGGGCGCCCGGGCAGTGATTTCACCCAATATGAGCATCGGGATGAACGTTCTCTTCGATCTGGCGCAGAGGGTCTCCTCAATCCTGGGAGACGCCTACGACGCTGAGATCGTCGAGCTTCACCACCGCTGGAAAAAGGATGCCCCCAGCGGATCAGCCCTCAGGATCAAGGATGCCGTCGAGACGGGGCAGAAGGCCCGCAGTTGGATCGAGGTCTTCGGGCGTGAGGGTATGACGGGTGAACGAAAGAAAAATGAGATCGGCGTCATGAGTATCCGCGGCGGGGATATCGTCGGTGAACATACCCTCTATTTTGCAGGTATCGGCGAGCGCCTCGAGTTGACGCACAAGGCCTGGTCGCGGGACAACTTTGCCCGGGGAGCGCTCATGGCTGCAAAATGGCTCGTGGAGCAGCCGCCGGGTATCTACTCGATGAAAGACGTGCTGGGACTGTGA
- a CDS encoding redox-sensing transcriptional repressor Rex has translation MAKFSKIPEATIRRLSSYLKCMVDLEGKSEKVASSAVIANICNVNAAQVRKDFAYFGEFGIRGMGYNVKDLKRHIKEILGINREWRIAVVGVGNMGSALLVYKDFLKQNYKIVAAFDLYPEQVIGRISERVGKPVEILHIDRLKEVVNARNIEIGIITTPPQEAQKVADQLIEAKIKGILNFSPAPVRTSGDVKLRNLFFTSALDNLVYYLSN, from the coding sequence ATGGCAAAATTTTCCAAGATTCCCGAAGCGACGATACGAAGACTCTCAAGCTACCTGAAATGTATGGTCGATCTCGAGGGCAAGAGCGAAAAGGTCGCCTCGAGTGCCGTGATCGCCAATATCTGCAATGTCAACGCAGCGCAGGTACGAAAAGATTTCGCCTATTTCGGAGAGTTCGGCATCCGCGGCATGGGGTACAATGTAAAAGACCTCAAGAGACACATAAAAGAGATACTGGGGATCAACCGGGAATGGCGCATAGCCGTTGTCGGTGTCGGCAACATGGGAAGCGCCCTCCTCGTCTACAAGGATTTCCTCAAGCAGAACTACAAGATCGTCGCCGCCTTCGACCTTTATCCTGAACAGGTGATCGGGCGCATTTCCGAGCGCGTGGGCAAACCGGTGGAGATTCTCCATATCGACCGGCTGAAAGAGGTCGTAAATGCCCGCAACATAGAGATCGGCATTATAACAACGCCTCCCCAGGAGGCCCAGAAGGTCGCCGATCAGCTTATCGAGGCGAAGATCAAGGGCATCCTCAACTTCTCGCCGGCGCCTGTGCGGACATCAGGGGACGTGAAATTGAGAAATCTTTTCTTCACATCAGCGCTTGACAATCTGGTATATTATTTGTCGAATTAG
- a CDS encoding DUF350 domain-containing protein, with the protein MWKVLANAVEMLIYAAVYIILALVAVKVIGATFTTDFEKKISDENNFALALVCASVFTGLAILLASIVK; encoded by the coding sequence ATGTGGAAGGTACTTGCAAACGCGGTGGAGATGCTTATTTATGCGGCGGTGTATATTATACTCGCCCTTGTCGCCGTGAAGGTCATCGGGGCTACCTTCACCACCGATTTCGAAAAGAAGATCTCTGACGAGAACAATTTCGCATTGGCGCTCGTATGCGCGTCTGTGTTCACGGGTCTCGCGATCCTTCTCGCCTCCATAGTGAAATAA